Sequence from the Thermococcus sp. CX2 genome:
TCCGCGAGGACGGCTACGTTGGCATTGACTACGACTACTGTAAGGGCTGTGGAATCTGCGCCAACGAGTGCCCGACCAAGGCCATAACCATGGAAAAAGAAGAGAAGTGAGGTGTTGAGCATGGAGTACAAGCCGATTAGGAAGGTTGTGAGCGGCAATTACGCCGCTGCTTACGCCGCCAAGCACGCGCGCGTTGAGGTAGTGGCGGCTTACCCGATCACCCCGCAGACGAGCATCATCGAGAAGATAGCCGAGTTTATAGCCAACGGTGAGGTTGAGAACCTTCAGTACGTGCCCGTTGAGAGTGAGCACTCCGCCATGGCCGCGTGTATAGGAGCTTCAGCGGCTGGAGCGAGGGCCTTTACGGCAACCTCTGCCCAGGGTCTTGCTTTGATGCATGAGATGCTCCACTGGGCGAGCGGCGCGAGGCTGCCGATAGTTATGGTCGATGTCAACAGGGCTATGGCCCCGCCGTGGAGCGTCTGGGACGACCAGACGGACAGCCTGGCCCAGCGCGACACGGGATGGATGCAGTTCTATGCTGAAAACAACCAGGAAGTTTACGACGGTGTTCTCATGGCATTTAAGGTCGCCGAGACCGTTAATCTGCCAGCGATGGTCGTCGAGAGCGCCTTCATCCTGAGCCACACCTACGACATCGTCGAGATGATTCCCCAGGAGCTCGTCGATGAGTTCCTCCCGCCGAGGAAACCGCTCTACACCCTGACCGACTTCGACAACCCGATTGCCGTCGGTGCCCTTGGAGGGCCAAACGACTACTACGAGTTCCGCTACAAGATAGAGAAGGCTATGGATGAGGCTAGAAAGGTCATCAAGGAAGTCGGCAAGGAGTTCGGCGAGATGTTTGGAAGAGACTACAGCCAGATGATAGAGCTCTACAGGACTGACGATGCTGACTTCGTCTTCATGGGCATGGGTTCACTCATGGGAACCGTCAAGCAGGCCGTTGACGTTCTCCGCGAGGAGGGCTACAAGGTCGGAGCAGCCAAGGTCCGCTGGTTCAGGCCGTTCCCGAAGGACGAGCTCTACGAGCTGGCCAAGAACGTGGAGGGAATAGCCGTCCTCGACAGGAACTTCTCCTTCGGTCAGGAGGGCATACTCTTCAACGAGGCCAAGGGTGTGCTCTACAACACCGATGCCCACCCGATCATGAAGAACTACATAGTCGGCCTCGGAGGCAGGGACTTCACCGTGAACGACGTCAAGAAGATAGCGGAGAACATGAAGGCCATCATCGAGAAGGGCGAGCTGGATGTAGAGGTGGACTGGTACCACCTTAAGAGGTGAGAATGATGGAGATTCCAGAGAACGTTAAGAAGAGGTTGAGCATACCCGCGGAAGAGCACTTCTACGCGGGCCACACCGCCTGCCAGGGCTGTGGTGCTTCACTCGGCCTTAGGTACGTCCTCAAGGCCTACGGAAAGAAGACAATATTCGCGATCCCCGCATGCTGTTCAACCATCATCGCTGGCCCCTGGCCATACTCCGCCCTCAACGCCAACCTGTTCCACACCGCGTTCGAGACCACTGGTGCAGTCATAGGCGGTATCGAGGCCGCTCTGAAGGCCAAGGGCTACAAGGTCAAGGGTGAGGACGGAATAATGGTCGTCGGCTGGGCCGGTGACGGTGGAACGGCCGACATAGGCCTTCAGGCGTTGAGCGGCTTCCTCGAGAGGGGGCACGACGCGGTCTACATCATGTACGATAACGAGGCTTACATGAACACCGGAATCCAGAGGTCAAGTTCAACCCCATACGGAGCCTGGACCACCAACACCCCAGGCGGAAAGATGCACTTCTTGGAAAAGAGGAACAAGAAGAAGGTCATTGACATCGTCATAGCCCATGATATACCCTATGCGGCAACGGCCAGCGTCGCCTACCCAGAGGACTTCATAAGGAAGCTCAAGAAGGCTCAGAAGATACCGGGACCAAGCTTCATCCAGCTCTTCGCGCCGTGTCCAACCGGCTGGCGCTCACCGACCGACAAGAGCATCGAGCTGGCCAGGCTGGCGGTTCAGACCGCTTACTTCCCGCTCTTCGAGTACGAGAACGGCAAGTACAAGATCAACATGCCGAGCACCAAGAAGGAGCCCAAGCCGATAGAGGAGTTCCTCAAGCTCCAGGGCAGATTCAAGTACATGACCAAGGAGGACGTTGAGATCCTCCAGCAGTGGGTGCTCCACGAGTGGGAGAAGCTCAAGAAGCTCGCCGAGGTCTTCGGCTGAGCTTTCCATCTTTACCCTAAAGGTTTAAGTGTCAAGTTGACAACTCACCCGAGGTGATATACATGGCCGAGAGTCCGTTTAAGGCCGACATTGAGAGGGTTCAGAAGGAGTATAGCGAAAAGATGACCCCGGGAGCAATTGTTTACCTCCCGGGAAGTAGCGTCGTGAACAAGACCGGAAGCTGGAGAGTTTTCATGCCAGAGTTCAACAGGGACAAGTGCGTTAGGTGCTACCTCTGCTACACCTACTGTCCAGAGCCAGCCATCTACCTCGACGAGGAGAACTACCCGGTCTTCGACTACGACTATTGTAAGGGTTGCGGAGTCTGTGCTAACGAGTGCCCGACCAAGGCTATAGTTATGGTTAGGGAAACTAAGTGAGGTGGTGGAAATGCCGATTAAGAAGGTTATGAAGGCTAACGAGGCTGCCGCCTGGGCGGCCAAACTCGCCAAGCCGAAGGTTATCGCAGCGTTCCCAATTACGCCCTCGACTCTCGTCCCCGAGAAGATAAGTGAGTTCGTAGCGGACGGAGAGCTTGACGCAGAGTTCATCAAGGTCGAGAGCGAGCACTCAGCGATTTCTGCCTGTGTCGGTGCTTCAGCGGCAGGCGTTAGGACCTTCACCGCGACCGCTTCCCAGGGTCTCGCCCTGATGCACGAGATACTCTTCATCGCCGCGGGAATGAGGCTCCCGATAGTTATAGCTATTGGTAACAGAGCCCTGAGCGCCCCGATCAACATCTGGAACGACTGGCAGGACACCATCAGCGAGCGCGACACCGGCTGGCTCCAGTTCTACGCCGAGAACAACCAGGAGGCCCTTGACCTTATCCTGATAGCATTCAAGGTTGCCGAGGACGAGAGGGTTCTCCTTCCAGCCATGGTCGGCTTCGACGCGTTCATCCTGACCCACACCGTCGAGCCGGTTGAGATTCCAGACCAGGAGCTCGTCGACGAGTTCCTCGGCGAGTATGTGCCAAAGCACGCCTACCTCGACCCGGCCAAGCCGATAACCCAGGGTGCACTCGGATTCCCGGCCCACTACATGGAGGCCCGCTACGGCGTCTGGGAAGCCAACGAGGCCGCGAAGAAGGTCATTGATGAGGCCTTCGCTGAGTTCGAGAAGAAGTTCGGAAGGAAGTACCAGAAGATTGAGGAGTACAGGACCGAAGATGCTGACATAATCTTCGTCACCATGGGCTCCCTCGCCGGAACCCTCAAGGAGTACGTTGACCACCTCAGAGAAAAGGGCCTCAAGGTCGGTGCTGCGAAGGTCACCGTTTACAGGCCGTTCCCGGTTGAGGAGGTCAGGGAGCTCGCAAAGAAGGCGAAGGTTCTCGCACTGCTCGAGAAGAACGTAACCTTCAGCGTCGGTGGAGCCCTCTTCCAGGACTTCAGCAGGGCGCTGATAAACGAGAGCGAGAAGCCGAAGATAGTTGACTTCATCCTCGGCCTTGGAGGCAGGGACGTCACCTTCAAGGACCTCGACGAGGCTCTGGCTATAGCGCAGAAGGCCCTCAACGGGGAGAAGGTTGAGGAAGTCAACTGGATCGGCCTGAGGAAGGAGATTCTGTGAGGTGATGAAGATGGCAGTTAGAAAGCCCCCCGTTACCACTCGCGAGTACTGGGCACCGGGTCACGCCGCCTGTGCTGGATGTGGATGTGCGACTGCTTTAAGGCTCGCCACTAAGGCCTTCAGCGAGGCCATGGAGGAGAAGTATGGGGACCCGGACGCCTTCGCGATAGCGCACGCTACTGGATGTATGGAGGTCGTTTCGGCGGTCTTCCCGTACACCGCCTGGAAGGCCCCGTGGATTCACGTCGCCTTCGAGAACGCCGCTGCCGTTGCCAGCGGTATTGAAGCTGCTTGGAAGAAGCTCGGCAGGAAGGGCAAGATTCTCGCCATCGGTGGAGACGGTGGAACGGCAGACATCGGTATGCAGGCCCTCTCGGGAATGCTCGAGCGCTGGCACAACGTCGTCTACCTGATGTACGACAACGAGGCTTACATGAACACCGGAATCCAGAGGTCAAGTTCAACCCCATACGGAGCCTGGACCACCACTTCACCGCCGGGCAAGTACTCCATCGGTGAGGACAAGCCCAAGAAGTGGGTCGCCCTTATTGCTGCAGCCCACCAGATTCCGTACGTTGCCACTGCAAGCATAGGCAACCCCTTCGACTTCATCAGGAAGATGAAGAAGGCCGCCAAGGTCGACGGCCCGGCCTTCGTCCAGGTCCAGTGTACCTGCCCGACCGGCTGGAAGAGCCCGCTTGAGAAGGGTGTCGAGATCGCCAGGCTCGCCATTGAGACCGGTGTCTGGCCGCTCTTCGAGATCGAGAACGGCGACATCTGGAACATCAAGATACAGGCCCCAGGTGGAGGCGCCAAGGTCAAGCGCGAGGGCGGCAGGGTCGTTGCCATCGAGTTCAAGAAGCCCATCGAGGAGTACCTCAAGCTCCAGGGCAGGTTCAAGCACCTCTTCAAGCAGCCAGAAGCAATCGACCAGC
This genomic interval carries:
- the porA gene encoding pyruvate ferredoxin oxidoreductase, which gives rise to MEYKPIRKVVSGNYAAAYAAKHARVEVVAAYPITPQTSIIEKIAEFIANGEVENLQYVPVESEHSAMAACIGASAAGARAFTATSAQGLALMHEMLHWASGARLPIVMVDVNRAMAPPWSVWDDQTDSLAQRDTGWMQFYAENNQEVYDGVLMAFKVAETVNLPAMVVESAFILSHTYDIVEMIPQELVDEFLPPRKPLYTLTDFDNPIAVGALGGPNDYYEFRYKIEKAMDEARKVIKEVGKEFGEMFGRDYSQMIELYRTDDADFVFMGMGSLMGTVKQAVDVLREEGYKVGAAKVRWFRPFPKDELYELAKNVEGIAVLDRNFSFGQEGILFNEAKGVLYNTDAHPIMKNYIVGLGGRDFTVNDVKKIAENMKAIIEKGELDVEVDWYHLKR
- a CDS encoding 3-methyl-2-oxobutanoate dehydrogenase subunit beta, which produces MEIPENVKKRLSIPAEEHFYAGHTACQGCGASLGLRYVLKAYGKKTIFAIPACCSTIIAGPWPYSALNANLFHTAFETTGAVIGGIEAALKAKGYKVKGEDGIMVVGWAGDGGTADIGLQALSGFLERGHDAVYIMYDNEAYMNTGIQRSSSTPYGAWTTNTPGGKMHFLEKRNKKKVIDIVIAHDIPYAATASVAYPEDFIRKLKKAQKIPGPSFIQLFAPCPTGWRSPTDKSIELARLAVQTAYFPLFEYENGKYKINMPSTKKEPKPIEEFLKLQGRFKYMTKEDVEILQQWVLHEWEKLKKLAEVFG
- the porD gene encoding pyruvate synthase subunit PorD, translated to MAESPFKADIERVQKEYSEKMTPGAIVYLPGSSVVNKTGSWRVFMPEFNRDKCVRCYLCYTYCPEPAIYLDEENYPVFDYDYCKGCGVCANECPTKAIVMVRETK
- the porA gene encoding pyruvate synthase subunit PorA encodes the protein MPIKKVMKANEAAAWAAKLAKPKVIAAFPITPSTLVPEKISEFVADGELDAEFIKVESEHSAISACVGASAAGVRTFTATASQGLALMHEILFIAAGMRLPIVIAIGNRALSAPINIWNDWQDTISERDTGWLQFYAENNQEALDLILIAFKVAEDERVLLPAMVGFDAFILTHTVEPVEIPDQELVDEFLGEYVPKHAYLDPAKPITQGALGFPAHYMEARYGVWEANEAAKKVIDEAFAEFEKKFGRKYQKIEEYRTEDADIIFVTMGSLAGTLKEYVDHLREKGLKVGAAKVTVYRPFPVEEVRELAKKAKVLALLEKNVTFSVGGALFQDFSRALINESEKPKIVDFILGLGGRDVTFKDLDEALAIAQKALNGEKVEEVNWIGLRKEIL
- the porB gene encoding pyruvate synthase subunit PorB, which gives rise to MAVRKPPVTTREYWAPGHAACAGCGCATALRLATKAFSEAMEEKYGDPDAFAIAHATGCMEVVSAVFPYTAWKAPWIHVAFENAAAVASGIEAAWKKLGRKGKILAIGGDGGTADIGMQALSGMLERWHNVVYLMYDNEAYMNTGIQRSSSTPYGAWTTTSPPGKYSIGEDKPKKWVALIAAAHQIPYVATASIGNPFDFIRKMKKAAKVDGPAFVQVQCTCPTGWKSPLEKGVEIARLAIETGVWPLFEIENGDIWNIKIQAPGGGAKVKREGGRVVAIEFKKPIEEYLKLQGRFKHLFKQPEAIDQLREQIKAMWKVLGVEVTLPKPGE